Part of the Oncorhynchus mykiss isolate Arlee chromosome 12, USDA_OmykA_1.1, whole genome shotgun sequence genome, TATCTTGATTCAGatttcaaaaacaagaaaagaACATACTGAAGATACTGATGGGTGCACCCTTCCCTTTATTTCACAGTACTTTGTCTGAAAGCAGGTAACATAGTATTaagaaatgaaataaaaacacttTATTGTGCTCTTGTTTGTTTCCACCAGTTTCCCAACAATTCTAACTTTTATGAGCCACAGAAGTGCTACAATATGCAATATAAAAACATGTAGCTTACTTGCTAATTTATCTATAAATCTGACAGCTCTTGGAATCTATTGAAATGCATTTAGAAAAATTACATCAAATAAGGACTTGTCAACAATATCAACACtgaaagaaaaataaagaaaattacAGTCGCACACATATCCCAGAAGTTTAAGGCGGTTGAAATAAGAACTCAGACAGCCAAGTTACCTCTTGTATCCACTCAAAAATAGTGTATAGATAATGTACAAATCCAGCGGCAGAAGTTTAGTTCAGGCATTCATGGGATATTATTTAATAGTTAACCCAGGCATGTTGATATACCTCTGATTGGTGACGTCTAATTTACAAAAGTGTCATAACAGCCACACAATATAGGAAAATATCCTTCAACAAGAGCCTTCAGTGAAACCAACAACTTTGCTGTTTTTTTACTTTGTTGGCAAAGAATTGCAGACAAATATAAAATATGGTAAGTCATGGGAAATATATGAATTGATAAAACAAGTAGAGACAACGGAAACTGGAGATTATGGTTGTAAATAGCAAATTAAAAAAATCTCTGAAATCAAATTAAAAAGCTGCCATATACAGATTTCATCATCTATATTGTACATTCATCCATCGGGCTATGGGACAGATATTCCAGTAGAGAATGTGAACTCCATTTTCAGCATTCTGCATAAACAACAGATGGGAAACTAAAGTTGCCTTCTGTGGAAAATattggttatataaaggtgaatgGTCAATTACACTTTCAACAAAAGTAACTCTTAAAATGTTTTGGCTCTTTGAAACACAGTAGAACAAATTCAAATGAAATGCATATGGAACCTGATTTACTATGTTCACACATATCTaagaccagtgtttcccaacccccAACTGTACATCtttttgttgtagccccagacaaccacacctgattctacttatCAACTAATCGTCAAGcccttgacaagttgaatcaggggTTTTTGTGCTACAACTAAAAGGTGAGCTGTTGGGGGTActtgaggaccggagttgggaaacactctTAGAACATGCAGAAAGAAAATGTAAACACTTCAGCTTTTTCTACTTTGGTTCTAAAGATATGACTAATGGCTCACGATGCCGATGTCTAAGACAGACCATCAGCATCAGAATAATACAATGAACTGTCTTATGTGGAATATTACATTTAGAAAATTCCAGCCTTGAAATATTGTGCAGTTTGTTTTGTGGCCTCTAAAATGTATTATGTGATAGTGCTGTAAATAGGGGAAGGGAAAGTTAAGTGGTCTGGGTAATATAATACCAATTATCTGACCAGTGTAACGTTTATCAGTTAGGACAAGGaaatcattagaaaacaaataAAGTAGCTGTCTTTGAAATCCATGGGCTAAACCTGAATCAAACATAATTTTTAAAATCGTATTAACAGCGAACATTGCAGATATAGAAACTGTATCAGTACATAGTTCCATTGTAGTTCCATTGTAGAATTAAATATATGTGGGGAGAAAAAAATTATTTTCGTATGATTGTTCAGTAGTTCTTCAAGAAAAATATTGAGGTTTCAGTAGACATATTTTTCAATATTTGTTACGGTAATTTTCTCAAAGTACACAACAGCAAATCCACTGTCACAGGACTTGGCCATGCGATACCCAAATACCTATAATCCATTGCAACATATAATATGTATATTCttaatttgcaatatgttttctTCTTGAAACGTTAGATTACAGTTTATTCCCATAAATTCCATACATAATGTGACAAATTTAAGATGGTAATTTCCAAGATGGTCATTTCCAAGGGTCTTTTCCTATTTTACTCACAGTCAAAATATGTTGCTATATATACGTTTAAGTAGTTGATCGCAATATGGACGTATCCATCCAATCAATAGTGAGTTTCACATATAAGGTTTCTGTGTCATTTCTGAAAGTTGTGGTCCAGTAGAAAATACTTGGAGAGATTAAGATTTCTGTTGAGCAGATACACCTTTCCAGTAGTCTAAAATGTCATGCAGGTCCTCATCCTTGGCAAACTGCACTTTTTTACGTAGCGCATGCCCTGCAGCCATGTACTCGTCCTCGTCTTTGTGCCGTTTGCCACGGAGTTTAAAGCGCTCCCAGATAGTGTGATGTGGTttgcagtagtactcaggactgGAGGAGTAGCTGAGGTTATGGTACTGAGGTGAGAGCGGAGAGTACGCCATGTCTCTGGGGCGGGGCCGAGTTAGGGGCTCAAGGATGGAGGGCTTGTGGCTTCCGGGCCCTTCCAGCTCCTCGATCTGCAGCTGGTGGCTGTCGGGATAGGAATGCCGGTGCTCATTGTACTGCCTGATCTTCTCCGCCTCTGCCCTAAGGATGGCAGCGGCTGGCGTTACAGTGAGGATGGTCTCACCCGTTGGCGAGGTCTTCTCTATGTACTTGGACTCTGAGCGGTAAGGCCTTGGGCTCCGCATTGGACCTCCAGTGGCAGTGCTGGGCCGCTTTGGCGGGACATCCGAGGTGTGGTGCCTCTGTAACGAGTGGTGGTAGCTGTCCTTATACACTGGGGACAGGAAGCCAGACTTGCTCTGCGGCTGCTCTGATATTAGGACCAGCTGGGGGTCCTGGGTGGACACAGCTCCTGATTTCACCCCTTGAAAAGATGTGGATTCTGATTTCAGAGCATCGATACAGTTGTTAATGATCTGATTGACCTTATCCACCTCTTTTGCAATGGTTGAAATCTCAGCCACTGACCCTTGGCTGTTCCCAGGCATGGACATCCCAGGCATGGACATCTCACACTCTCTGCGTTCATGGTGGTCCCCGGTTCCTCTCACCTCTATGTAACTTCCCTTGGCCATTTTAGGCATGTCATCTCTTATCTCCTGCAGTTTGTACTGCTCCATTTCACTACCAGATGGTAGGTATGGCATGCGGGACATACTCTCCCCAGCCATCATTTGCTTCTGTGACATCCTGGAAATGGTTCCCCCTTCGAGCTCTTGTCCATATTTGAGTTCAATTATACTTTTCTTCAGGCTGCCTGCCTTTTTGTGCTTTTCATCTTGCTGACGTTTTTTACGCAAGCAATAGTAGACCACCCCTAGGACAATCACCATACTAAAGAGACAACCTAGGATGGTCATAATGTAGTGGGTAGCTGTTGCATGGTTTTGTGATCTCTCTTTCCCATTCCAGGGTCCTGTGGAGACTGCCAGACAAGTATGATTGAATCTAAGATTATTCTTTATAGAAGCGACACAGTACGTGTATTCGGTATGGGGTTTCAGGTTTTTAAGTTCAATGTCCTCATTCTGAATTTTGAGGTTTTGAATATCAGTGAAAAAACTGTTATTGTAGAGAACCAGGCTGTACATCTTCTTGAAGGGATGGGGGATCTGGACAGTGATGGTGGCGCTTGTTTTAGAGACTTGCTTGAGCTTCATACTGGGTTTTATATCCACATTAATGACCGTTGGGTTGATACTCATACTCTCATCTGGCTCAGTTCCGGAGGGACAGTCCTCCAGCCCACAGGGAGTGTAGTCTGGTGGGAGTGTGGTGGTCTCAGGAGGCACAGGTATGTACGGTGTCACATAGTCGTCTGTACACACAGTGGAGAGCATATGGAGGGCATTCCGAAAAGTTGGGATGTTAGGGTTCTGGCTGAGCAGACTGTAGCCAGAGACTCCTGATGGGGAGTCACAGACCATCCGTTCATTTGTCCTGTTGGGGAATGCAGAGAGCCACTTCACAAAGCCAAGGAGTTCACAGGAACAGTTGAAAGGGTTGGTGTACAGCTCACAGGTAGTCAGTTTAGTCAGGCTGGTAAACGTGGACCCATCTAGCTGCTGGATACGGTTCATGGAGAGGTCGATGTTTTCCAGGCTATAGCACTCCAAAAAGGCATTGGGTGTCACAGTCTCAATCAGATTTGCCTGGAGGTAGAGGTACTGCAGCTTGCCCAAACCCCTGAGGATGCCCTCAGTAAGGTTGCGGAGTTTGTTGAAGCCTAACTGAAGGACCTGTAAGTTGAACTGGGCAGAAAAGGCCCCGTCATCTATGTAGTTGATCTCATTCTTGGTCAGGTTTAGATAGGTCAGGTTGGCGAAGCGGCTGAGGGCAGAGAAATGGACACTTTTGATCTTGTTTTCATTGAGCCGCAGGTCCACAATGGTGCTGTTGATATGCGTGGGGATGGCCTCGTATGGAGGCTGGTTTTGGCTGCAGATGGCCAGCCACACAAAACCCTTCTCGCCTTCGATGAGCCAGCAGTCCCCATTGACTCTGCCTATATGGGTCAAATATACTATGGCCACAGACCAGAAAAAGGCACTCATTACCATAGCTCCACCGCAGGCCATTGGTGCTCCTCTTGATGTCATGGGCAGGGCCCAAAAGCTCTAAGACGGGAACACCACTGTGGTTTCTAAAGATGCTGAACTGAACTCTTTGTAATCTAGCTGGACTTTCAAGTGTTCTCCTCAGCGAGGACAATCAATATATTGGCCTTCTGTCCAGGGAAGGATAATTCGGTCCCAATGTTCCAGCCATTTACAAAAAGACGTTGGGCATGTGCATTTAGACCAGCATCCATCCAATGGCTTTAACCTGGAGTGACGTTTTAGAGATGGTTCGCTGAGATTCAGTATTTCACCACCTCAGATTGTCTTGTGCTTATTTCCCCAGGTATAACATCGTTGATCGGTCTCATCCTATTgtttcttcctctgtctttcttgCTGGGTCATGGGCTCAGAGGAACTCCCTGTGAAGAAACGAGAAGCAGGCACACGTTAGGTGAATCAATAACCTCTTGAGTGTGAGGTTTGCAATTTGAATATAACCACATTTACACCACTACatttaaaaagtatatatttttgggCCAGAAATATTCAGAACACATGCCATGCTGCACAAGTAGAATGGTATTTCTCCTCTATAGACCATTTGTAGCAGTCAAATAACATGTTACCCAATCTGTATTTTATAATCATCTGTCACGTATACTGCACAAATGGATCCAAATAATCaagacacatttttgttttacacGTTAAGTAAAAATAGCAAATATAATTTTAAAGGCAAAATAGGATTAATGTGTATGCTTCCTCTTTCATTGCCATCCAATTATTTTGTACACAATTTCAGAGGTGCTTTGCGTTCCCTGTGGCATATTGCTATTAACGGAAACCTTTGGCCAATTACCACTTGACAGGTTGGGGAAAGCAGGGTCCCTATTTTCACACCATTAACCTGTGGACTGTCAAACACAACAGAGTCCAACGAATGTTTAGATGCAGCATTCAATTCATGAATGACTCTGCACCATACTGAAATGTCTTCTCAAGAACCTGTTAGAGGAATTTTGGTTCCTATATATTCAttaatcaattcaatttaaactCTCTGCccgtttctaagaatttgtaagatccttatttgcataaaatggacagagaccagccCTAAAAGTAATTAGTAGCATTTATTTCCGAGAGCTCTGCCATAATTACATGTACATTGGCTGATATATCACATACAGTGTCATAGCTTTTAATATGTCCCTCCTCTTGGAcattgtctctcttcctcttggaCAATGACTTAGCTACTTTTCAATGCAATTCCAACAcacacatgttgtttatcttatGTTACCAGATGTTACGCAATCTATTGCAAGTCCAACGGTTTTTCCCCTCCCTGGATGGGGACCAGACATTTCTCCTGTTGTTAGTTTCACTGTGGTCCCAAGTTGTCTGTTAACACTTCCTCTTGGTCTATGTATAAACATTTTATTCTTCAGACAGCATAGAGTTCTGTTAATTAACGTTAGTTATAATTCCACGTTGAATGTATACATtatttagtcattattgataaaagtCCTTCAACAGAACCTTAAAGATGTTTTAATTTGACAACAGAAATAGAACTTAATGGCTTTCAGTGCAATGGATGTGTCTCTTAAACATCTTACGGTAACTACTGAGGATACAAACCGTGAACCAAAAATAGCAAACTGTTCATTGTCAATTTGACCCTGTCAGATAGCTCCCCGGGGAAATTGCAGTGTTCCATTGGGTCTGGTTACATAATTGGACCCAATCAATTTGGTCAACAGTCCAAGGTTTCCGAACAAAGTTGATGGCTGCAGGAGAAAACCTTGGAGCTGGGTGTGTAGCCTATAGATCCTGGTTTTATGGAGAGGTATTAATGAATTATTAGTCATAAACAGCAGGTGACCTCAGCATGGGAGGTGCCGAGAGGAAGGAAAGCCAAATGTTTAAGTATATGAGTCATTCTCGTAATAGTCTTAGGTATTAACTTGCACCACAGTCGACCAGCACAGCCGTGGTCGTAATCAGCAGCAGTGGCCAGCGAGGAACACGGAGACACTTCGTCTTCCTGGAACAATAGTCTTGTGTTTGGACTATGAATTGCATACACTAGTTCCATTCAAAGAACTACCTTAGAACTTTGATATTCCCACCATACTAAATCATGATGCTTTTTCCATTTCTTAACGGATTTCTTTGtgctgaattattattatttttaaacatgGGATAGGCTACTGCACGTGCCAAATACGATATTGATTTATATGTTATGACTGCATGCCAAACATAAAAGTATTTGTTCTCCTTTTTCATAATAAGAACTGAGGCTGCAAAATGCCTATGCAGGAATGAAAAGGATTTACTGCATGCCAGACATTTCTGAGTGAGAAGGGAAACATTTCATCTGCATTCACTAATGTGTAGTCAATACATCTTGCTGACCCAAGGCCTACAGTATACTTCATTGTCAGTGGCACCTAGTAATGCTTTTTATCCAAACCTGAGCCACTTAACTAGCTTTCATATCAGATTGGACTCAGTCAGTTATTCATTTTTCATTGTTAAAATTCAATATGATGGCAAACATAGCCACAGAAGAAACGCTCACCACCAAGGCAGGGGTCTCGGCTCAGAGCGATGAATGACGCGTTCTCTTCTCCGGTCCACTTAAAGCAGCCCAGACATCTCAGAGGGAGATATTTGTTTAGACCTCACAGAgatgtgtaggctactgtacagaACAACACCCGGTACCTCGTCTGCCATGCTTACTGCTGTCACACTTGAATATTTCTAAGAACAATGAGAATCAAGAAGATAACCAACCTCCAACCTGCAAAGACAGAGAGGGATTTGTGTATATTCACAATTTAACAAAGCCAATGAGAGATGTttcaattatgaaaattatgttaATGAGGAGAAGTAATTTATTTttcatattatacatattattCATATTAAGACCTGGAAGGATTCCTGCTGTAGATAACgcccttttttttaaagaaagcaaATCAAATTTGAATCCAATCTAATACAATATATTAGAAATGCAAGTCACTGT contains:
- the LOC110538235 gene encoding protein ELFN1, coding for MTSRGAPMACGGAMVMSAFFWSVAIVYLTHIGRVNGDCWLIEGEKGFVWLAICSQNQPPYEAIPTHINSTIVDLRLNENKIKSVHFSALSRFANLTYLNLTKNEINYIDDGAFSAQFNLQVLQLGFNKLRNLTEGILRGLGKLQYLYLQANLIETVTPNAFLECYSLENIDLSMNRIQQLDGSTFTSLTKLTTCELYTNPFNCSCELLGFVKWLSAFPNRTNERMVCDSPSGVSGYSLLSQNPNIPTFRNALHMLSTVCTDDYVTPYIPVPPETTTLPPDYTPCGLEDCPSGTEPDESMSINPTVINVDIKPSMKLKQVSKTSATITVQIPHPFKKMYSLVLYNNSFFTDIQNLKIQNEDIELKNLKPHTEYTYCVASIKNNLRFNHTCLAVSTGPWNGKERSQNHATATHYIMTILGCLFSMVIVLGVVYYCLRKKRQQDEKHKKAGSLKKSIIELKYGQELEGGTISRMSQKQMMAGESMSRMPYLPSGSEMEQYKLQEIRDDMPKMAKGSYIEVRGTGDHHERRECEMSMPGMSMPGNSQGSVAEISTIAKEVDKVNQIINNCIDALKSESTSFQGVKSGAVSTQDPQLVLISEQPQSKSGFLSPVYKDSYHHSLQRHHTSDVPPKRPSTATGGPMRSPRPYRSESKYIEKTSPTGETILTVTPAAAILRAEAEKIRQYNEHRHSYPDSHQLQIEELEGPGSHKPSILEPLTRPRPRDMAYSPLSPQYHNLSYSSSPEYYCKPHHTIWERFKLRGKRHKDEDEYMAAGHALRKKVQFAKDEDLHDILDYWKGVSAQQKS